A genomic region of Runella rosea contains the following coding sequences:
- a CDS encoding AAA family ATPase — protein sequence MIPVKLILQGIQSYRERQEIDFSALTAAGLFGIFGKVGSGKSTILEAVTFVLYGDSERLNSRENRSYNLMNLRSEKLYIDLVFRTGRDQTEYRFVAEGKRSGKHFDQVKIERKAYQWMPELNDWSPISADNPAEKIIGLSYENFKRTVIIPQGRFQEFIELRDADRTRMMKELFQLERFELSERVKRLLNKTDSEWQHLEGQRKALGDVTPEMYAQTQLDLQNAQALLSQQKEQLARKQNEEKAIEALMKLFNRLVDLEGEIKNLEDQAKEFQQRRERLRQYELCQLELKPLLDKKADIIKQINREIQTQSETKTKIEAIEKVLSFNQKEIENLRPNYEKRQESQTQLEDLRAIVNVKKGEAERAKLQKRIEDGKQKLVLKQQAIQERKKQYETLKKQRITLREALPDIAQLSEIKAWFDKKENLLKDKEELRTKANDLVKKEGNMAEVKTALFTEELQALVHKPTDNQTFEAIYEGVEAARLQLQKEAEALNPEILHLSTQKALQQYAGALQEGEPCPLCGAVHHPQILAAETDFNTLIRQLQQRQEQLKNTASQTLGQLEKQLRMVEKDLALIQSQKQEVKQTWDKKTEEIRLHETQFIWPAFDNADRKPVDLALGQAKVTQEQLVNLEKKLEAEEQGIEKDETDLKEKYEKPIEEFGQKIATFDGAIQQSINQLKVLEVNHFATIEVEVLENQVEKQAQEWQNLVLQYEELDKKIRQQQQEIGPLTGQLTTLKTNLENLQTDLKQSEDRITDALKTHQYESETSVLAVLGWQLNLTQEREIIVEFDKKLFAFRKEREDLQQATKAQTLDTEWYAQLLKDIEEHQQTIEKWTREQGRLVDLEKTQAQQLQKQAELLEQKAKLELRQADLKTLERLFKASGFVNYVSSVYLQNLCNQANDRFHRMTRQQLRLEVNESNNFQVRDLLNDGRTRALNTLSGGQKFQAALSLALALADNVNAQITAQENFFFLDEGFGSLDKESLQTVFDTLKSLRKENRVVGIISHVEDMQQEIDRYLHIINDEERGSCIKLF from the coding sequence ATGATACCCGTTAAACTTATTTTACAAGGAATTCAGTCGTACCGCGAACGCCAAGAAATTGATTTTTCTGCGCTGACAGCTGCAGGTCTTTTTGGGATTTTTGGCAAAGTGGGTAGCGGAAAGTCCACGATTTTGGAGGCTGTTACTTTTGTATTGTACGGTGATAGTGAGCGACTTAACAGCCGCGAAAACCGTAGCTATAATTTGATGAACTTGCGTTCAGAGAAGTTGTATATTGATTTGGTTTTTCGGACTGGCCGCGACCAAACGGAGTATCGATTTGTGGCCGAAGGCAAGCGCAGCGGCAAGCACTTTGACCAAGTCAAAATCGAAAGAAAAGCCTATCAATGGATGCCTGAACTCAACGATTGGTCGCCCATTTCAGCCGATAACCCTGCCGAAAAAATAATTGGACTCAGCTACGAAAACTTCAAGCGGACGGTCATTATTCCGCAAGGAAGGTTTCAGGAGTTTATCGAACTCCGCGACGCCGACCGCACGCGGATGATGAAAGAACTCTTTCAGTTGGAACGCTTTGAGCTTTCGGAACGGGTAAAAAGGCTGCTCAACAAAACCGATAGCGAATGGCAACACCTTGAAGGTCAGCGCAAAGCCCTTGGAGATGTGACTCCCGAAATGTATGCTCAAACGCAATTGGACCTTCAAAACGCCCAGGCGTTGTTGAGCCAACAAAAAGAACAACTTGCCCGCAAACAAAACGAAGAAAAAGCAATAGAGGCGTTGATGAAACTTTTCAATCGTTTGGTAGATTTGGAGGGCGAAATCAAAAACTTAGAGGACCAAGCCAAGGAGTTTCAGCAGCGACGCGAAAGGCTTCGGCAGTACGAGCTCTGTCAGTTGGAGTTGAAGCCTTTGTTGGACAAAAAAGCAGATATAATAAAGCAAATCAACCGCGAAATACAGACACAATCAGAAACAAAAACAAAGATTGAGGCCATAGAAAAAGTCTTAAGTTTCAACCAAAAAGAAATAGAAAACCTGCGCCCTAACTACGAAAAACGCCAAGAAAGCCAGACGCAACTAGAGGATTTGCGCGCCATTGTAAACGTGAAAAAAGGAGAAGCCGAACGCGCAAAACTTCAAAAACGAATAGAAGACGGGAAGCAAAAATTGGTACTCAAACAACAAGCCATTCAAGAGCGCAAAAAACAATACGAAACCCTTAAAAAACAGCGCATTACACTGCGAGAAGCTTTACCCGACATTGCTCAACTGTCGGAAATAAAAGCTTGGTTTGACAAAAAAGAAAATCTTCTTAAAGACAAAGAAGAACTCCGAACCAAAGCCAATGATTTGGTTAAAAAGGAAGGAAACATGGCCGAGGTAAAAACTGCTTTGTTTACCGAAGAATTACAAGCATTGGTTCATAAACCTACTGATAACCAAACTTTTGAGGCGATTTATGAAGGCGTCGAAGCGGCTCGTCTGCAATTGCAGAAAGAAGCCGAAGCGTTGAATCCAGAGATTTTGCACCTTAGTACCCAAAAAGCCTTACAACAATACGCGGGGGCCTTACAAGAAGGCGAACCTTGCCCGCTTTGTGGGGCGGTACATCATCCCCAGATTTTGGCCGCCGAAACCGACTTCAACACCCTGATTCGTCAGTTGCAACAACGCCAAGAACAACTCAAAAATACGGCTTCGCAAACGTTGGGGCAGTTGGAAAAACAACTCCGAATGGTAGAGAAAGACCTCGCTTTGATTCAATCTCAAAAGCAAGAAGTCAAACAAACTTGGGACAAAAAAACAGAAGAAATTCGCCTGCACGAAACTCAGTTTATCTGGCCTGCTTTCGACAACGCCGACCGCAAACCCGTAGATTTGGCGCTGGGACAGGCCAAAGTGACACAAGAACAGTTAGTGAATTTGGAAAAAAAACTCGAAGCCGAGGAGCAAGGCATCGAAAAAGACGAAACTGATCTGAAAGAAAAATACGAAAAACCAATTGAAGAATTTGGGCAAAAAATAGCGACTTTCGACGGAGCCATTCAGCAGTCGATTAATCAACTGAAGGTATTGGAAGTAAATCATTTTGCAACTATAGAGGTTGAGGTACTCGAAAATCAAGTGGAAAAACAAGCCCAAGAATGGCAAAATCTGGTGCTACAATATGAGGAGTTAGACAAAAAAATCAGGCAACAGCAGCAAGAAATTGGGCCTTTAACGGGGCAACTAACCACCCTAAAAACCAACCTTGAAAATCTACAAACCGATTTGAAACAATCGGAAGACCGCATTACTGACGCCCTGAAAACCCACCAATACGAATCCGAAACAAGTGTTTTGGCGGTGTTGGGGTGGCAATTGAACCTGACCCAAGAACGAGAAATCATTGTTGAATTTGACAAAAAATTGTTTGCTTTCCGCAAAGAACGGGAAGATTTACAACAAGCCACCAAAGCACAAACCCTTGATACAGAGTGGTATGCACAACTCTTAAAAGACATTGAGGAACACCAGCAAACCATCGAAAAATGGACGCGTGAGCAAGGCCGATTGGTAGATTTGGAAAAAACGCAAGCCCAACAACTACAAAAACAAGCCGAACTCCTCGAACAAAAAGCCAAACTCGAACTCCGCCAAGCCGACCTCAAAACGCTCGAAAGACTCTTTAAAGCGAGTGGTTTTGTCAATTATGTGTCGTCGGTTTATTTACAAAACTTGTGCAATCAAGCCAACGACCGTTTTCACCGCATGACACGCCAACAACTACGGCTGGAAGTGAACGAGTCCAATAATTTTCAGGTACGCGATTTGCTCAATGATGGTCGCACGCGGGCTTTGAATACCCTATCAGGGGGGCAAAAGTTTCAGGCGGCGTTGTCGTTGGCATTGGCGTTGGCCGACAACGTAAACGCCCAAATCACGGCCCAAGAAAACTTTTTCTTTTTGGACGAAGGCTTTGGGTCGTTAGACAAAGAATCGTTGCAAACGGTGTTTGATACCCTCAAGTCACTCCGTAAAGAAAACCGCGTGGTGGGTATAATCTCACACGTGGAAGATATGCAGCAAGAAATTGACCGATATCTTCACATCATCAACGACGAAGAACGGGGGAGTTGTATCAAGCTTTTCTGA
- the serA gene encoding phosphoglycerate dehydrogenase, with protein MLTTNTIEQTYYVIDFDSTFTQVEGLDELANIALAGNPNREKVVQQIRDLTETAMNGDMSFAEGLRRRIELLQANRSHIDALVDFLRTKISDSFLRNQAFLHDYADSILILSSGFKEFIVPIVTELGIKEENVYANTFRFDAEDNIIGVDNDNVLSSDKGKVKLLQSLNLEGEVCVIGDGYTDYELRESGLASRFYAFTENVEREKVTKVADHIVPSLDEFLFLNNLPRSQSYPKSRIKILLLENVHPVAREAFEGEGFNVEFVKGALDEDELIEKIKDVTILGIRSKTMVTRRVLENAPRLIAIGAFCIGTNQIDLKTATEKGIAVFNAPYSNTRSVVELAVGEMIMLIRNVFPKSVGMHAGKWDKSANNSFEVRGKKLGLVGYGHIGTQLSVIGEALGMEVYFYDVVDKMPIGNAKKLKSLDELLQVADVLSLHIDGRKDNKNVIGKREFGLMKDGVVFLNLARGHVVDVEALVEALKSGKVSGAGLDVFPYEPKTNNEAFESELRGLPNVILTPHIGGSTEEAQEGIGHYVPERLLEYVNNGSTTGSVNVPEVQLPLLKGSHRLLHVHRNVPGILAKLNNIFARYNVNITGQYLKTNDQIGYVIMDVERSYVDGFVQEIKDMEETIKFRMLY; from the coding sequence ATGCTCACCACCAACACAATTGAACAAACCTATTACGTCATTGACTTTGACAGCACCTTTACGCAGGTCGAAGGATTGGACGAATTGGCCAACATTGCTCTTGCCGGCAATCCCAACCGCGAAAAAGTGGTACAACAGATTCGTGACCTGACCGAAACGGCCATGAATGGCGATATGTCATTTGCCGAAGGGCTTCGCCGTCGTATCGAACTGTTACAGGCCAATCGTTCACATATTGATGCTTTAGTGGATTTTTTACGTACCAAAATATCCGATTCCTTCCTCCGGAATCAGGCTTTTCTACACGACTACGCCGACAGCATTTTGATTCTGTCGAGCGGGTTTAAGGAATTTATTGTGCCGATTGTGACCGAGCTAGGAATCAAAGAAGAAAATGTCTACGCCAATACATTTCGTTTTGATGCTGAGGACAACATCATCGGGGTCGATAATGACAATGTACTTTCTTCCGACAAAGGAAAAGTAAAACTGCTCCAATCCCTGAACCTTGAAGGTGAGGTGTGCGTCATCGGAGATGGTTATACCGACTATGAACTCCGTGAGTCGGGTTTGGCCAGCCGTTTTTATGCCTTTACGGAAAATGTTGAACGTGAAAAAGTGACCAAAGTAGCCGACCACATTGTGCCGTCGTTGGATGAGTTCTTGTTTTTGAACAACCTACCGCGTTCACAATCCTATCCCAAGAGTCGCATTAAGATTTTATTGCTCGAAAACGTTCACCCCGTAGCCAGAGAAGCCTTTGAAGGTGAAGGGTTTAACGTTGAGTTTGTGAAAGGGGCGCTGGATGAAGACGAACTGATTGAGAAAATAAAAGATGTAACCATTTTGGGGATTCGCTCCAAAACCATGGTGACCCGTCGGGTGCTCGAAAACGCCCCGCGTTTGATTGCCATTGGGGCGTTTTGTATCGGCACCAACCAAATAGATTTGAAAACCGCGACCGAAAAAGGGATTGCGGTATTCAACGCACCTTATAGCAATACCCGCTCGGTAGTAGAGCTGGCGGTGGGCGAAATGATTATGTTGATTCGGAACGTTTTTCCTAAAAGTGTAGGAATGCACGCAGGAAAATGGGATAAATCAGCCAATAATAGCTTTGAAGTACGCGGCAAAAAGCTGGGTCTTGTGGGCTACGGGCACATCGGTACGCAGCTGTCGGTGATTGGAGAAGCTTTGGGGATGGAAGTGTATTTCTACGACGTAGTGGATAAAATGCCCATCGGCAACGCCAAGAAACTCAAGTCATTGGATGAATTGTTGCAGGTAGCCGACGTGCTGAGTCTGCACATCGATGGTCGCAAAGACAATAAAAATGTGATTGGTAAGCGTGAATTCGGACTTATGAAAGACGGCGTCGTGTTTCTGAACTTGGCACGGGGCCACGTAGTGGATGTGGAAGCTTTGGTAGAAGCCCTCAAAAGTGGTAAAGTAAGCGGAGCGGGCTTAGACGTGTTTCCGTATGAACCCAAAACCAACAATGAAGCCTTTGAAAGCGAGTTGCGCGGCTTGCCCAACGTTATCTTGACACCTCACATCGGCGGCAGCACCGAAGAGGCACAAGAGGGAATTGGTCATTATGTGCCAGAGCGTTTGTTGGAATACGTAAACAACGGCAGCACCACGGGGAGCGTCAACGTGCCAGAAGTGCAATTGCCGTTGCTGAAAGGCTCTCACCGCCTGCTACACGTACACCGTAATGTACCGGGGATATTGGCCAAACTAAACAATATCTTTGCCCGCTACAATGTCAATATCACGGGGCAATATCTCAAAACCAACGACCAAATCGGTTACGTCATTATGGATGTAGAGCGTAGCTACGTTGACGGTTTTGTGCAAGAAATTAAAGACATGGAAGAGACCATCAAGTTTCGGATGCTGTATTAA
- a CDS encoding metallophosphoesterase family protein, whose product MKILHTADWHLGKRLEQFSRLDEQKEVLDEICEIAEREAVDAVIVAGDLFDNFSPSSEAMELLYSTLHRLSNFGNRAVIAIAGNHDSPERIDAPDALARVSGILFVGFPNASIRPFETKNGLKVTKTDRGFVELQLPLVACPLRLILTPYANELRLKTFLGVEKTEENLRQILQQHWQQLADDYCDDTGVNLLVTHLYVMRQDDPNPPEEPDDERPILHIGGAQAIYSENFPSQIQYVALGHLHRYQTVSKQPCPIVYSSSPLAYSFAEANQTKYVVIIEAEAGHPVEYRQVALTRGKKLLRARFEEVEEALGWLEENQEALVELTIVTDNFLESADKKRLMEAHAGLMPIVPEIRTKATTTNDTTRELLQQEGRGMEELFINYFKNSKEGKGQAPNESLMEVFKEILALDEDENL is encoded by the coding sequence ATGAAAATTCTCCATACCGCCGATTGGCATTTGGGCAAACGCTTAGAACAGTTTTCGAGGCTCGACGAACAAAAAGAGGTCTTGGACGAAATTTGCGAAATAGCAGAACGCGAAGCAGTAGATGCGGTCATTGTTGCGGGCGATTTATTTGACAACTTCAGCCCCTCTTCTGAGGCAATGGAACTGTTATACAGTACATTACATCGTCTTTCAAATTTTGGAAATAGAGCCGTTATAGCCATTGCAGGAAACCACGACTCCCCCGAACGCATAGATGCGCCCGACGCACTCGCGCGGGTGTCAGGAATTTTATTTGTAGGCTTTCCCAATGCCTCCATTCGTCCTTTTGAAACCAAAAATGGCCTAAAAGTGACCAAAACCGACCGTGGTTTTGTCGAATTACAGCTTCCGTTAGTGGCGTGTCCGTTGCGGCTTATTCTTACACCTTATGCCAACGAACTCCGCCTGAAAACGTTTTTGGGAGTAGAAAAAACGGAAGAAAATCTACGTCAAATCCTCCAGCAACATTGGCAACAATTGGCCGATGACTACTGCGACGATACAGGCGTGAACTTGCTCGTTACGCACCTGTACGTGATGCGTCAAGACGACCCCAATCCGCCCGAAGAACCCGACGACGAGCGACCAATCTTGCACATTGGCGGAGCGCAGGCCATTTATTCCGAAAACTTCCCCTCTCAAATTCAGTACGTGGCCTTGGGGCATTTGCACCGTTATCAGACCGTCAGCAAGCAGCCTTGCCCTATTGTATATAGCAGTAGCCCGTTGGCCTATAGTTTTGCCGAAGCCAATCAAACCAAATACGTAGTCATCATTGAAGCCGAAGCAGGACATCCCGTGGAGTACCGTCAAGTCGCTTTGACGCGGGGTAAAAAACTACTACGGGCGCGTTTTGAAGAAGTAGAAGAAGCACTCGGTTGGCTGGAAGAAAACCAAGAAGCTTTGGTAGAACTCACCATCGTTACCGACAACTTTCTGGAATCGGCCGACAAAAAACGCCTCATGGAAGCCCACGCGGGCTTGATGCCGATCGTACCCGAAATCCGAACCAAAGCGACGACCACCAACGACACCACCCGCGAACTCCTCCAACAAGAAGGTCGGGGCATGGAAGAACTGTTTATCAATTATTTCAAAAACAGCAAAGAAGGCAAAGGCCAAGCGCCCAACGAATCGCTGATGGAGGTGTTTAAAGAGATTTTAGCATTGGACGAAGACGAAAATTTATGA
- the ispE gene encoding 4-(cytidine 5'-diphospho)-2-C-methyl-D-erythritol kinase has protein sequence MITFPNAKINIGLHITEKRPDGFHNLESCFYPVGWSDVLEVIPAHEFSFSSSGIDIPGDPAKNLCVKAYELLKNDFALPPLAMHLLKIVPIGAGMGGGSADAAFTLMLLNQVYNLQLPTETLENYARKLGSDCAFFIQNKPVYCYEKGDQFADISLSLKGKYIVLVYPNLHISTAEAYAGVRPQAPSVNLREALQRPLSEWRHCVQNDFEKGLFQKYPILPELKTLMYNQGAEYASMTGSGSTIYGIFEKEVNFQNILPQYTVWKGELTS, from the coding sequence ATGATTACATTCCCCAACGCTAAAATTAACATTGGCCTGCACATCACTGAAAAACGCCCCGACGGTTTTCATAATCTCGAATCTTGTTTTTATCCCGTGGGTTGGAGCGATGTGCTGGAGGTAATTCCCGCCCACGAATTCAGTTTCTCATCGTCGGGGATTGACATTCCTGGCGACCCCGCCAAGAACCTGTGCGTGAAGGCGTACGAATTGCTCAAAAATGATTTTGCATTGCCACCTTTGGCCATGCATCTCCTCAAAATTGTTCCCATTGGGGCGGGGATGGGCGGCGGTTCTGCCGATGCCGCGTTTACACTTATGTTGTTAAACCAAGTCTATAATCTACAACTTCCAACGGAAACATTGGAAAACTACGCACGTAAATTGGGCAGCGATTGTGCGTTTTTTATCCAAAATAAACCCGTTTATTGCTACGAAAAAGGCGACCAATTTGCTGATATTTCGCTATCCCTCAAAGGAAAATACATTGTTTTGGTCTATCCCAATCTTCATATTTCAACGGCTGAAGCTTACGCGGGCGTCAGACCTCAGGCCCCCTCGGTAAATTTGCGGGAGGCTTTGCAACGCCCACTGTCGGAATGGCGTCATTGTGTACAGAATGATTTTGAAAAAGGGTTATTTCAGAAATACCCGATTTTGCCTGAACTGAAGACCCTTATGTACAATCAGGGCGCGGAGTACGCCTCTATGACGGGGTCTGGTTCAACAATTTACGGAATTTTCGAGAAAGAGGTCAATTTTCAGAACATTTTGCCACAGTACACCGTTTGGAAAGGAGAGTTAACATCGTAA
- a CDS encoding cytochrome c oxidase subunit 3, with protein sequence MDAGIIMGKASIVKENRFTKRREPFNFMLWLGIGGSVLIFTILLAVYIMRKSAGVYWTDVPLPGLFWVSTVAIVVSSLTLHLANHSLRTDRYPEFRRYIAATLFLGILFVILQFLGWYQLINAGISTLNNPSAGFIYLFSGLHIFHILIGIGVLSWAVYQSLKNSTYVDAFVFSVNPPNQLKIKLITIYWHFVDVLWLYLYGFLLYHHGL encoded by the coding sequence TTGGACGCAGGCATCATCATGGGGAAGGCTTCAATCGTTAAGGAAAATCGCTTTACTAAGCGGCGTGAGCCGTTCAATTTCATGCTTTGGTTGGGCATAGGGGGGAGTGTTCTGATTTTTACGATTTTGCTGGCGGTCTACATCATGCGCAAATCGGCGGGCGTCTACTGGACTGATGTGCCGCTCCCAGGCCTTTTTTGGGTCAGTACGGTTGCCATTGTGGTCAGCAGCCTCACGCTGCATCTAGCCAATCACAGCCTGCGCACCGACCGTTATCCTGAGTTTAGAAGGTACATTGCCGCCACGCTTTTTTTAGGAATTCTGTTTGTGATTCTTCAGTTTTTGGGGTGGTATCAACTCATCAATGCGGGTATTTCTACCCTCAATAACCCCTCAGCGGGATTCATTTATTTGTTTTCTGGATTGCACATTTTTCATATCCTGATTGGCATTGGCGTACTAAGTTGGGCCGTATATCAGTCGCTCAAAAACAGCACCTACGTAGATGCTTTTGTTTTTAGCGTTAATCCTCCTAACCAACTCAAAATCAAGCTCATTACCATTTATTGGCATTTTGTAGATGTGCTTTGGCTGTATTTGTACGGCTTTTTGCTTTATCATCATGGACTGTAA
- a CDS encoding YdcF family protein, producing the protein MFYILSKTIDVLLMPLTMACIAFLYAILTKNRARSRKVLIGALVGLYLVSSPILVNKLLIWWEPRASNEEKKYEVAALLTGGIIKRYHQPTKHVWFGKSGDRALQAFELYKRGKIKKIIISGGEGSLRGGRINNSENNGIRQYLIESGVAAADIVQDSLALNTRQNAVNTAKILRTQFNTDKCMLITSSFHLPRAEGCFKKEGITVFACPAHYLQEDGGAIWFDKLFPSEEALAYFYLVWHEMIGYVVYKLVGYI; encoded by the coding sequence ATGTTTTATATTTTATCCAAAACCATTGATGTGTTGCTGATGCCACTGACCATGGCATGTATTGCTTTTCTTTACGCCATCCTAACCAAAAACCGTGCCCGAAGTCGAAAAGTTTTGATTGGGGCGTTGGTAGGACTTTATCTGGTCAGCAGTCCTATTCTGGTCAACAAATTGTTGATATGGTGGGAGCCGAGGGCTTCTAATGAAGAAAAAAAATACGAAGTTGCGGCCCTCTTAACGGGCGGGATTATAAAACGGTACCATCAACCTACCAAACACGTTTGGTTTGGCAAAAGCGGCGACCGGGCTTTGCAGGCCTTTGAATTGTATAAAAGGGGGAAAATCAAAAAAATTATCATCAGCGGGGGGGAGGGCTCGTTGAGAGGAGGGAGAATCAACAATTCAGAAAACAACGGTATCCGACAATACCTCATTGAATCGGGAGTGGCGGCGGCCGATATTGTGCAGGATTCTTTGGCGTTGAACACCCGTCAAAATGCCGTTAATACCGCCAAAATCTTAAGAACACAGTTCAATACCGACAAATGTATGTTGATCACCTCGTCTTTTCATTTGCCTCGGGCGGAGGGTTGTTTTAAGAAAGAAGGCATCACCGTTTTTGCGTGCCCTGCGCATTATCTTCAGGAAGACGGGGGCGCGATTTGGTTTGATAAACTCTTCCCTTCCGAAGAAGCCCTTGCTTATTTCTATCTCGTTTGGCACGAAATGATTGGGTATGTGGTGTACAAATTGGTAGGGTATATCTAA